From Candidatus Manganitrophus morganii, the proteins below share one genomic window:
- a CDS encoding radical SAM protein, with translation MKRSFRVVLIKPSHYDDDGYIIRWMRSSIPSNTLACLYTIAEAVKTSGRLGEGIDLSIDVYDEINQRIPVEKIIRQLSAQNTSGVICFAGVQSNQFPRAVDLARPFRAAGLPVMIGGFHVSGCLSMLKRLPEDLTSAMDEGITLVAGEVETRFGELLEDALHGRLKPLYNFLDDLPSLEGQPMPVLPADVISRNLGRMTTFDAGRGCPFECSFCTIINVQGRKSRWRTADDVEGIIRENHKRGLNCYFITDDDFARNRNWEAILDRIILLRERDKIRISLLIQVDTACHRLPRFIEKAAKAGCRKVFIGLESVNRDTLKETGKKQNNVEEYRAMLQAWRKAKAVTYAGYIIGFPNDTYESVMRDVEVLKKELPLDLVEFFVLTPLPGSEDHQILVNEGAWLDPDMNKYDSEHPCANHPKMSHAEWMRAYQHAWKSFYTFEHIETIFRRRLADGQRNVGKMISQMIWFRGSIFVEGVHPLQAGFFRRKHRSERRPSFPREGRLVFVWRRLWEIGSSLFGVAALYWKLYRIARKVERDPSSKTYRDMALAPPEGKSHPLTVLSAVPSRAAETIGIGEAPNK, from the coding sequence TTGAAGCGATCGTTTCGCGTCGTGCTGATCAAGCCGTCCCATTATGATGATGACGGGTATATCATTCGGTGGATGAGGTCCTCCATTCCGAGCAACACGCTTGCCTGTCTCTATACGATCGCGGAAGCGGTCAAAACCTCAGGCAGATTGGGAGAAGGGATCGATCTGTCGATCGACGTCTATGACGAGATCAACCAGCGGATTCCGGTCGAAAAAATCATCCGGCAACTGTCGGCGCAGAATACGTCGGGGGTCATCTGTTTTGCGGGGGTGCAGTCGAATCAGTTTCCGCGCGCGGTCGATTTGGCGCGGCCGTTCCGGGCCGCGGGGCTTCCGGTGATGATCGGCGGGTTTCATGTGAGCGGGTGCCTTTCGATGTTGAAGCGCCTTCCAGAAGATTTGACTTCGGCGATGGACGAAGGGATCACGCTGGTGGCGGGAGAGGTGGAGACACGCTTCGGAGAGTTGTTGGAAGATGCGCTGCACGGCCGCTTAAAGCCGCTCTATAATTTCCTCGATGATCTTCCGTCGCTCGAAGGGCAGCCGATGCCGGTCCTGCCGGCCGACGTCATCTCTCGCAATCTGGGTCGGATGACGACCTTTGATGCCGGACGGGGATGCCCCTTCGAATGCAGCTTTTGCACGATCATCAACGTCCAAGGGAGAAAATCGCGCTGGCGGACGGCGGATGACGTCGAGGGGATCATCCGGGAAAATCACAAGCGCGGGTTGAACTGCTACTTCATCACCGATGATGATTTCGCCCGGAACCGAAACTGGGAAGCGATTTTGGATCGGATCATTCTCCTGCGCGAGCGGGACAAAATCCGGATCTCCCTTCTCATCCAGGTCGACACCGCCTGTCATCGGCTGCCGCGGTTTATTGAAAAGGCCGCAAAGGCCGGCTGCCGGAAGGTCTTCATCGGCCTCGAGAGTGTGAACCGCGACACCCTGAAAGAAACCGGGAAGAAGCAGAATAATGTGGAAGAGTACCGCGCGATGCTTCAGGCATGGCGGAAGGCGAAAGCGGTCACCTACGCCGGATACATCATCGGCTTTCCGAACGACACCTATGAATCGGTGATGCGCGACGTGGAGGTTCTCAAGAAGGAGTTGCCGCTCGACCTGGTCGAGTTCTTCGTCCTGACGCCGCTTCCCGGATCGGAGGACCATCAGATCTTGGTGAACGAGGGGGCGTGGCTTGATCCCGACATGAACAAGTACGATTCCGAACATCCCTGCGCCAACCACCCGAAGATGTCGCATGCAGAGTGGATGCGGGCGTATCAGCACGCATGGAAATCGTTCTACACGTTCGAGCACATCGAGACGATTTTTCGCCGGCGCCTGGCCGACGGGCAGCGCAACGTCGGAAAGATGATCAGCCAGATGATCTGGTTTCGCGGTTCGATATTTGTCGAGGGGGTCCACCCGCTTCAGGCCGGGTTTTTCCGGCGGAAACACCGCTCCGAACGGAGGCCGTCCTTTCCACGCGAGGGCCGGCTGGTCTTTGTCTGGCGCCGTCTGTGGGAGATCGGATCATCGCTGTTCGGTGTGGCCGCATTATACTGGAAGCTCTATCGTATCGCCCGGAAGGTCGAGAGAGATCCCTCTTCAAAGACCTACCGAGACATGGCGCTGGCCCCTCCCGAAGGCAAATCCCATCCGCTGACGGTTCTTTCGGCAGTCCCATCAAGAGCGGCGGAAACGATCGGGATCGGAGAAGCTCCGAACAAATAG
- a CDS encoding PAS domain-containing sensor histidine kinase has product MNKEKNNQNTQPSAGQQAQEEDAAIAVERYRDLAEGIDHGIVWEANKAFQFCMVSRRAERMTGYSLDEWCEADFWEKHLHPEDRDRVMTKFQKALDGEDEHSDHRFIAADGRVVWFHTGIHAARNKGEIVYRGLSVDITYLKETEEKLKQKTNQLEEANRLKSYFLSVASHEIRNALNAILGYASLLKEEGRIREAEKQREIYGHIYRNTTNLLDLINQILDLNKIEAGQTDLHAEVTEISISEVVQQVLEDYKALWEEKGLKVSLRDEPTGPKMYSDRVKLRQIFVNLITNAMKFTEKGSITVRIIHNLEAKKVSVAIQDTGYGISKEDLSHIFEPFYQSGRPGEEEGVGLGLPIVKKFVDILKGTIDVKSEPGTGSTFTVTFPYEIP; this is encoded by the coding sequence ATGAATAAAGAAAAAAATAATCAAAACACACAACCCTCCGCCGGGCAACAGGCGCAAGAGGAAGATGCGGCGATTGCGGTGGAGCGATATCGGGACCTGGCGGAGGGAATCGACCACGGCATCGTCTGGGAAGCCAATAAAGCGTTCCAGTTCTGCATGGTGAGCCGGAGGGCCGAGCGGATGACCGGCTATTCTCTCGATGAGTGGTGCGAGGCTGATTTCTGGGAGAAGCACCTTCACCCGGAGGACCGGGACCGGGTCATGACTAAATTTCAGAAAGCGTTGGATGGAGAGGACGAACACTCCGATCATCGGTTCATTGCAGCGGATGGGCGTGTCGTTTGGTTTCATACCGGGATCCACGCGGCCCGTAATAAGGGTGAAATTGTCTATCGCGGCCTTTCGGTCGATATCACTTACCTCAAAGAAACGGAAGAAAAACTAAAACAGAAAACGAATCAACTGGAAGAAGCAAACCGGCTGAAGAGCTACTTTCTCTCTGTCGCTTCCCATGAGATACGAAACGCCCTCAACGCCATCCTCGGGTATGCCAGTCTTTTAAAAGAAGAAGGAAGGATTAGAGAGGCCGAGAAGCAACGGGAGATCTACGGACACATTTACAGAAATACCACCAACCTACTCGACCTGATCAATCAAATTCTTGACCTCAATAAAATTGAAGCCGGACAAACCGACCTCCACGCAGAGGTGACGGAGATTTCAATTTCGGAAGTCGTCCAACAAGTTTTAGAGGACTACAAAGCTTTATGGGAGGAAAAAGGGTTGAAGGTCAGCCTGCGCGATGAGCCCACCGGGCCGAAGATGTATTCTGATCGTGTAAAACTTCGCCAGATCTTCGTCAATCTCATTACAAATGCAATGAAGTTTACCGAAAAGGGCTCCATTACCGTCCGCATTATCCACAACCTCGAGGCAAAGAAGGTCTCGGTCGCGATTCAAGATACCGGGTACGGCATTTCCAAAGAAGATCTTTCCCACATCTTCGAGCCGTTCTACCAGTCAGGCCGGCCGGGAGAGGAAGAAGGGGTCGGATTGGGACTGCCCATCGTGAAAAAGTTTGTCGATATTTTAAAAGGAACGATTGATGTAAAGAGTGAGCCGGGAACAGGCTCCACGTTTACGGTTACCTTCCCCTATGAGATTCCCTGA
- a CDS encoding glycosyltransferase family 2 protein: MIIPVYNEESTVGEVIEQVLSVELSCVEKEVIVVDDGSTDGTAEVLKHEQSEHADVVTVCSSQKNFGKGRAVRIGLKYVTGEIVLIQDADLELDPKEYGVLLAPILSGQASVVYGSRFLNSANRIPWKSRLAQRILTPLIRILYNARLTDEATAYKLFKADILKSLDLRCTGFEFCPEVTAKLLKRGYRIREVPISYQPRTDVEGKKLRFVRDGMIALYTLIKYRFTREQAMGSKVDFSVEEAGGKISFRESHRGR; the protein is encoded by the coding sequence GTGATCATCCCTGTCTATAATGAGGAATCAACCGTCGGCGAGGTGATCGAACAGGTCTTGTCGGTCGAACTCTCCTGCGTCGAAAAGGAAGTGATTGTCGTTGACGACGGCTCCACCGATGGGACGGCGGAAGTCTTAAAGCACGAACAGTCGGAACACGCCGACGTCGTCACGGTCTGCAGCTCGCAAAAAAATTTTGGGAAGGGGAGGGCGGTCCGAATCGGCCTGAAGTATGTCACCGGGGAGATTGTCCTCATCCAAGACGCCGATCTGGAACTCGATCCCAAGGAGTACGGCGTCCTCCTCGCCCCGATCCTCTCCGGCCAAGCCTCGGTGGTCTACGGCTCCCGCTTTCTCAATTCCGCCAATCGAATTCCCTGGAAAAGCCGTCTGGCCCAGCGGATTCTCACCCCTCTGATCCGCATTCTCTACAACGCCCGCCTGACCGATGAAGCGACCGCTTATAAGCTCTTTAAGGCCGACATCCTGAAAAGTCTCGACCTCCGGTGCACCGGTTTTGAGTTCTGCCCGGAAGTGACCGCCAAGCTCTTGAAGCGGGGTTATCGGATCAGAGAGGTTCCGATTTCCTATCAGCCGCGAACCGATGTCGAAGGAAAAAAACTCCGGTTCGTTCGGGACGGGATGATTGCGCTCTATACGCTCATTAAATATCGCTTTACCCGTGAGCAAGCGATGGGATCAAAAGTTGATTTCTCAGTGGAGGAAGCGGGTGGGAAGATTTCTTTCAGGGAATCTCATAGGGGAAGGTAA
- the dinB gene encoding DNA polymerase IV, with the protein MDPSAPRTILHVDMDAFFASVEQARNPALRGKPIAVTGAGERTVILTASYEARAFGVRTGMRVPEAYRKCPQLIRVPANNAAYVAACNRMMEILRRYTPEVEVFSIDEAFLDITGSLSLFKGAERIGRLIKAEIQKELGLACSVGIAPNKLMAKLASGLQKPNGLTLLKPALIPALLEEIPIEELCGIGPKLKLKLNSMGIKMCGELGRMPVSTLRGAFGIWGERLSMMGRGEDPGEVVPEEIRADPKSIGHSMTLAQDISDRTQLSVFLLQLSEKVGRRLRRGGWAGRVVGLTLRNHDFTTHTHQRRLPSPAWESRRIYEAAQALFESISLPQPIRLVGVSMADLVPRGTQTSLFPEVNKSEQLYEALDRVNERFGEWTLTWGSLIERQNHKGVLSPAWRPDGVRRYL; encoded by the coding sequence ATGGATCCATCCGCTCCCCGCACCATCCTTCACGTCGATATGGACGCCTTCTTCGCCTCGGTCGAGCAGGCGCGCAATCCGGCGCTGCGGGGAAAGCCGATTGCGGTGACCGGCGCGGGGGAGCGGACGGTGATCCTCACCGCGTCGTATGAAGCGCGGGCCTTCGGCGTCCGGACCGGGATGAGAGTTCCGGAAGCGTATCGAAAGTGTCCCCAATTAATTCGCGTCCCGGCGAATAACGCCGCCTATGTCGCCGCCTGCAACCGGATGATGGAAATCCTTCGGCGGTACACGCCGGAGGTGGAGGTCTTCTCGATCGATGAAGCCTTCCTCGACATCACCGGCTCCCTCTCCCTCTTCAAAGGAGCGGAGCGGATCGGCCGGTTGATCAAAGCGGAGATTCAGAAAGAGCTTGGGCTCGCCTGCTCCGTCGGAATCGCTCCCAATAAGCTGATGGCCAAGCTCGCGTCCGGACTTCAGAAACCGAACGGCCTGACCCTTCTGAAACCAGCTCTCATTCCGGCACTTCTCGAAGAGATTCCGATCGAAGAGCTTTGCGGAATCGGCCCGAAGTTAAAGTTAAAGTTGAACTCCATGGGAATCAAAATGTGCGGAGAGCTGGGCCGGATGCCGGTCTCGACGTTGAGGGGGGCCTTCGGCATCTGGGGGGAGCGGCTTTCAATGATGGGGCGGGGGGAAGATCCGGGAGAGGTGGTGCCGGAAGAGATCCGGGCCGATCCGAAATCGATCGGCCACTCGATGACCCTTGCGCAAGATATCTCGGATCGGACGCAGCTTTCAGTTTTCCTCCTACAGCTCTCGGAAAAGGTCGGCCGCCGGCTGAGGCGGGGCGGCTGGGCCGGACGGGTCGTCGGCTTGACCCTCCGGAATCACGACTTCACCACCCACACCCATCAGCGCCGCCTCCCCTCCCCCGCCTGGGAGAGCCGGAGGATTTATGAGGCGGCGCAAGCCCTTTTCGAATCGATCTCCCTTCCTCAACCGATTCGTTTGGTCGGCGTGAGCATGGCCGACCTGGTACCCAGGGGAACGCAAACCTCCCTCTTCCCGGAGGTGAATAAATCGGAACAACTCTATGAAGCACTCGATCGGGTGAACGAGCGCTTCGGCGAATGGACCCTCACCTGGGGCAGCCTGATCGAGCGACAGAACCATAAAGGGGTCCTCTCCCCCGCCTGGCGGCCCGACGGGGTTCGGCGGTACCTCTAA
- a CDS encoding GGDEF domain-containing protein: MEDETKTHTLKIERRRLDRVHFHFPCLVVVAGPSLGEKFPLTKERTIIGRHREAEVWINDDSMSRKHAEILSKGGRLILRDLGSKNGTYINDHKILEIELKDGDLIRTGNATLKYLGPNNVEQFYLDELSERAKCDALTGLFNKQTFYTCLEKILLRCKDLGEPLSVAMIDLDFFKRINDQWGHPAGDAVLKEFANLIKPTIRPTDLFARWGGEEFGLILPHTGLKEAPIATERIRNRIANHSFLFEGQRLPVTISIGVTERIDADQTIEPLIARADKALYQAKREGRNRTCCLSGP; encoded by the coding sequence ATGGAAGATGAGACAAAAACACATACACTCAAAATAGAGAGAAGGCGGCTCGACCGGGTCCATTTCCATTTCCCCTGTCTGGTGGTCGTCGCCGGGCCCTCCCTTGGGGAAAAGTTCCCGCTCACCAAAGAGCGGACCATCATCGGCCGTCATCGGGAAGCGGAGGTCTGGATTAATGACGATTCAATGTCGCGCAAACATGCCGAGATCCTCTCAAAAGGGGGCCGCCTCATTCTTCGTGATCTGGGAAGTAAAAACGGGACCTATATCAACGACCACAAAATTCTGGAGATCGAGTTAAAGGATGGCGATCTGATCCGGACCGGAAATGCGACGTTGAAGTACCTGGGGCCGAACAATGTGGAGCAGTTTTATCTGGATGAACTCTCCGAGCGCGCCAAATGCGACGCGCTGACGGGGCTGTTCAATAAACAGACCTTCTACACCTGTCTGGAGAAGATCCTCCTGCGCTGCAAGGATCTCGGCGAGCCCCTCTCCGTCGCCATGATCGATCTCGATTTTTTCAAAAGGATCAACGACCAGTGGGGGCACCCTGCGGGCGACGCTGTTTTAAAGGAGTTCGCGAACCTGATTAAACCGACGATCCGTCCGACCGATCTTTTCGCCCGATGGGGCGGCGAAGAATTCGGCCTGATTCTCCCCCACACCGGATTGAAAGAGGCTCCGATTGCCACCGAACGGATTCGCAATCGGATCGCCAATCACTCGTTTCTCTTCGAAGGACAGCGGCTTCCGGTCACGATCAGCATCGGGGTCACCGAACGGATCGACGCCGATCAAACGATTGAACCGCTGATCGCCCGCGCCGACAAAGCCCTCTACCAGGCAAAACGGGAAGGCCGAAACCGGACCTGCTGTCTCAGCGGCCCCTGA
- a CDS encoding metal-dependent hydrolase gives MDPVTHTLVGVGIANAFFRKRIGKAAVPILALASNLPDIDGAVMLTGDPTAVLMRRTFGHSLFLLPIWILALSFIFRRYYPHLRWGTLIGLTSIGALVHLFFDLVNSFGVVLLWPFSDWRPELGIIFIIDLILTGLLAAPLFLSRIPSMRESLVPLSRGAVALVAVYVLLCVFSRMQAERLLKEGSTQPADFSYVFPEPLGPHRWRGVWREGNLYRVYLLHLFSGEKEERDQVVTETGDPRVEKARATPLARRIEWFFKAPVWQIDEEVEGGSADVPADVLVYDLRFKTLVVERSVPFVYRFRVDDEARAAD, from the coding sequence GTGGATCCCGTGACACATACTCTGGTCGGCGTCGGAATCGCGAACGCTTTTTTTCGGAAGCGGATCGGAAAGGCCGCCGTCCCGATTCTTGCCCTTGCCTCCAACCTTCCCGACATCGACGGCGCCGTCATGCTGACCGGAGATCCGACCGCCGTCCTGATGCGGCGGACCTTCGGCCATTCCCTCTTTCTCCTTCCAATCTGGATACTGGCGCTCAGCTTTATTTTTCGCCGTTATTATCCGCATCTTCGCTGGGGGACGCTGATCGGTCTTACTTCCATCGGCGCATTGGTTCACCTCTTCTTTGATCTGGTGAACTCTTTCGGCGTGGTCCTCCTCTGGCCATTCAGCGATTGGCGGCCGGAGCTTGGAATTATCTTCATCATCGATCTGATCCTGACCGGATTGCTCGCCGCCCCTTTATTCCTCTCCCGGATTCCATCGATGCGGGAGTCGCTTGTTCCCCTGTCGCGCGGAGCGGTCGCCCTGGTGGCGGTGTATGTTCTTCTTTGTGTCTTCAGCCGGATGCAGGCCGAGCGGCTCTTAAAAGAGGGATCGACACAGCCGGCCGATTTCAGCTATGTCTTCCCGGAGCCGCTCGGACCCCATCGGTGGCGCGGGGTGTGGCGGGAGGGGAATCTCTACCGGGTCTATTTGCTTCACCTCTTCTCCGGGGAAAAGGAGGAGCGCGATCAGGTGGTGACCGAGACCGGCGACCCGCGGGTCGAGAAAGCTCGGGCCACCCCGTTGGCCCGCCGGATTGAGTGGTTCTTCAAGGCGCCGGTCTGGCAAATAGATGAAGAGGTGGAGGGAGGGTCCGCAGATGTGCCGGCCGACGTTTTGGTTTATGATTTGAGGTTTAAGACGCTGGTGGTGGAGCGTTCCGTTCCGTTCGTTTACCGGTTCAGAGTAGATGACGAGGCGCGGGCCGCCGACTGA
- a CDS encoding SPFH domain-containing protein, with protein sequence MSQFMEVIEWLDQTGSEIVHRYPKQGSAEIKFGAQLVVRENQAAIFVRDGKGLDILGPGRHTLSTMNLPILTKVLSLPWGFKSPFRAEVYFVSQKIFTNMRWGTKDPVAFKDSELGLIRLRAFGAFTMQVTQPLLFVNTLVGTQGSFQTTHIEDYLREVIVSRLNDFLGEMVDSLIHLPKYYDEMGVAVKTRLTEDFRKYGTELVDFYINRITPPEEVQKMIDERAGMAAVGDIEKFMKYKAAKAMGDAATSGGGAPGMGLGLGAGMGAGIGMMIPGMLYQTLGKEGIAPEISSKGTVHCPECHGEVNLDSRFCAHCGHQMVVIKKCPQCNKNITANAKFCPACGVDLKSKLQCKQCKTKLPPGTKFCFNCGEPIPAPAKS encoded by the coding sequence ATGTCTCAATTCATGGAAGTGATCGAGTGGTTGGATCAGACCGGATCGGAGATTGTCCATCGTTATCCGAAGCAGGGGTCGGCGGAGATCAAATTCGGCGCGCAGCTGGTCGTCCGGGAAAATCAGGCGGCGATCTTCGTTCGAGACGGGAAGGGGCTCGATATCCTCGGCCCGGGACGGCACACCCTCTCGACGATGAATCTTCCGATCCTGACCAAAGTCCTCTCGCTCCCCTGGGGATTCAAGAGCCCCTTCCGGGCGGAGGTCTACTTTGTCAGCCAGAAGATCTTCACGAACATGCGATGGGGAACCAAAGATCCGGTGGCGTTCAAAGACAGCGAGCTGGGGCTGATTCGCTTGCGCGCCTTCGGCGCTTTTACGATGCAGGTGACGCAGCCGCTTCTTTTTGTGAACACCCTGGTCGGCACCCAAGGCTCTTTCCAAACGACCCATATCGAAGATTATCTGCGCGAGGTGATCGTCTCGCGTCTGAACGATTTTCTCGGAGAGATGGTCGATAGCCTGATCCACCTTCCCAAGTATTACGATGAAATGGGGGTGGCGGTGAAGACCCGTCTGACAGAGGATTTCCGGAAATACGGAACCGAGCTGGTCGATTTCTATATCAATCGGATCACCCCTCCCGAAGAGGTCCAGAAGATGATCGACGAGCGGGCCGGAATGGCCGCCGTCGGCGACATCGAAAAATTTATGAAGTACAAAGCGGCAAAGGCGATGGGGGATGCGGCGACCTCCGGAGGAGGGGCGCCCGGGATGGGACTGGGACTTGGCGCGGGGATGGGCGCCGGTATTGGGATGATGATTCCCGGCATGCTCTATCAAACCCTTGGGAAAGAGGGGATCGCTCCGGAGATCTCCTCCAAGGGGACGGTTCATTGTCCGGAGTGTCATGGCGAAGTGAATCTCGACAGCCGGTTTTGCGCCCACTGCGGCCATCAGATGGTGGTGATCAAGAAATGTCCTCAATGCAATAAAAACATTACCGCCAACGCCAAATTCTGCCCCGCCTGCGGGGTCGATCTGAAGAGTAAATTGCAGTGTAAACAGTGCAAGACGAAGCTCCCGCCCGGAACGAAATTCTGCTTCAACTGCGGCGAGCCGATTCCCGCGCCGGCGAAATCATGA
- a CDS encoding alpha/beta fold hydrolase: MDPLNRLHCLETGAGPPLLFIHGLFDLLETWERLTPLLSDQFKLCAIDLPGFGKSPLPEEWEESLSGMIEAVVAFLDSKGIEKTSIVGSSMGGGIALGVAGRHPERVDKIVLINPYGFPSPPVAAEVARSRILGTLLPYLLNKPVLKHCARALFSRSLNDPRLLTDTLVERVIAPFATLRRRKDLFRFLQGISTETMREIDALLPRIHQPVLILWGEKDRWLPIDHAHRLRQRLSNSQLTTLPDCGHLPQMDKPKEVAEAIRHFLLNDLSHP, from the coding sequence ATGGACCCACTCAATCGACTTCATTGCCTTGAAACCGGCGCCGGCCCGCCGCTGCTTTTCATTCATGGTCTCTTCGACCTGCTCGAAACGTGGGAGCGGTTGACCCCGCTTCTATCGGATCAATTCAAACTCTGCGCGATCGATCTGCCGGGGTTCGGGAAAAGCCCTCTTCCGGAAGAGTGGGAAGAGAGTCTTTCGGGGATGATCGAGGCGGTCGTCGCCTTCCTCGATTCGAAGGGGATCGAGAAGACCTCGATCGTCGGAAGCTCGATGGGGGGGGGCATCGCCCTGGGCGTCGCCGGGAGACATCCGGAGCGAGTGGACAAAATCGTTTTAATCAATCCCTACGGCTTCCCCTCCCCCCCGGTCGCCGCGGAAGTCGCCCGGAGCCGGATTCTCGGCACACTCCTCCCCTATCTTTTGAATAAGCCGGTCCTGAAACACTGCGCCCGAGCCCTCTTTTCGCGTTCTCTTAACGATCCTCGTCTCCTCACGGATACCCTGGTCGAGCGGGTCATCGCCCCCTTCGCGACTTTGCGCCGGCGGAAAGATCTCTTCCGATTCCTTCAGGGAATCTCCACCGAAACGATGCGGGAGATCGATGCGCTCCTTCCTCGAATTCATCAGCCGGTCCTCATCCTCTGGGGCGAAAAAGACCGCTGGCTGCCGATCGACCATGCGCACCGACTGAGACAGCGGCTTTCGAACAGTCAGTTGACCACCCTCCCCGACTGCGGGCATCTTCCTCAGATGGACAAACCGAAAGAGGTTGCGGAAGCCATCCGCCACTTTCTCCTCAACGATCTGTCTCATCCCTGA